A window of the Chloroflexus sp. Y-396-1 genome harbors these coding sequences:
- a CDS encoding DMT family transporter: MNRYRLWLYTVLFAGVLIASTASILIRYAQGAGMSSLSIAAGRLGLAALILTPLALSRSSNEIRRLARRDVLFGMGAGVFLALHFASWISSLEYTSVASSAALVSTNPLWVGLASFFLFRERLHWTTLVGIALTLVGTIVISISDSTNTTQSNPLLGNTLALIGAITASGYLLIGRNLRQRLSVLAYIWLVYTSAAVVLVVWAIISGQRFFGFEPYVYLIVLGLAVGPQLLGHTAFNYALSGLSATYVAVAILGEPIGSSLLAFILFRETVALLQLVGIILLLTGIAVASIAEQQSTSEGQPARQSAD, from the coding sequence ACTGTTCTCTTTGCCGGTGTACTGATCGCCTCAACTGCATCGATCCTGATCCGTTATGCCCAGGGTGCCGGTATGTCGTCATTGAGTATCGCTGCCGGAAGACTGGGTTTAGCGGCGCTGATCCTGACTCCACTGGCGCTCAGTCGATCCAGCAACGAAATACGTCGACTCGCCCGTCGCGATGTTCTCTTCGGCATGGGAGCTGGAGTGTTTCTTGCCCTTCACTTCGCCAGTTGGATTAGCTCACTTGAGTATACCTCGGTTGCCAGCAGTGCGGCGCTTGTCTCTACCAACCCGCTCTGGGTCGGGTTGGCTTCATTCTTCCTCTTTCGTGAACGATTACACTGGACGACTCTGGTCGGCATTGCTCTGACCTTAGTAGGGACGATCGTGATTAGTATCAGTGATAGCACCAACACCACGCAGAGCAATCCGCTGCTCGGCAATACACTGGCCTTGATCGGCGCAATTACCGCCAGTGGCTATCTACTTATCGGTCGTAACTTGCGTCAACGACTCTCGGTATTAGCGTACATCTGGCTCGTCTACACCAGCGCAGCAGTGGTATTGGTGGTATGGGCTATCATCAGTGGTCAGCGATTCTTTGGTTTTGAACCTTACGTGTACCTGATTGTCCTTGGTCTGGCGGTCGGTCCGCAACTCCTCGGTCATACTGCATTCAACTACGCGCTCAGCGGTTTATCGGCCACTTACGTAGCAGTAGCAATTCTCGGCGAGCCAATCGGCTCATCCCTGCTCGCCTTCATCCTCTTCCGTGAAACTGTCGCACTGTTGCAGCTCGTTGGGATTATTCTCTTGCTCACCGGCATTGCCGTGGCCTCGATTGCTGAACAGCAATCAACCAGTGAGGGGCAACCCGCTCGGCAGTCTGCCGACTGA
- a CDS encoding sugar phosphate isomerase/epimerase encodes MLIGLSILSFSYRCGLLGRGTSRAVSRPLDVEDMVALATRAGLQSIEIPLSLLPDLSPNRLHALRERLSLCGLTPVADSDVVDVEVLRAHIPAAAMLGARVLRVLISPVLEGYRRSFTDNWSAHLAEITDRLRAVIDLAAEHNVILAVENHQDATSADLAAICAAVDSPYIGVCFDAVNCLIVGETPYAAFERLRPLIRNVHLADYETYPTPHGWRLVRCALGEGDLDIRRIFNLIEQYTPEVACQIELVSHSARHVRILDDDWWQGYPPCDVREVLPVLRLFAQTMRLRDDDWRTPWERGAGEEQICLYEDQQYAASIAYLRAIGVLPRL; translated from the coding sequence GTGTTGATCGGTCTTTCTATCTTAAGTTTTAGTTATCGTTGTGGATTGCTTGGGCGAGGCACGTCTCGTGCTGTGAGTCGGCCACTCGATGTTGAAGACATGGTGGCCCTAGCCACGAGAGCTGGCTTGCAGAGCATTGAAATACCTCTGAGTCTGCTTCCCGACCTATCTCCTAATCGATTGCATGCGCTCCGCGAACGCCTGAGCCTGTGTGGACTAACGCCAGTAGCGGATAGCGACGTCGTTGATGTTGAGGTACTGCGAGCGCACATTCCTGCTGCAGCGATGCTCGGTGCACGTGTACTGCGAGTGCTGATCAGTCCGGTGTTGGAAGGATATCGTCGTTCTTTCACCGATAACTGGTCAGCTCATTTGGCCGAGATTACTGATCGATTGCGCGCCGTGATCGATCTGGCAGCCGAACATAACGTTATCCTGGCCGTTGAGAACCACCAAGATGCTACCAGTGCTGATCTGGCTGCCATCTGCGCTGCTGTTGACAGTCCGTACATCGGTGTCTGCTTCGATGCCGTGAATTGCCTGATTGTCGGTGAAACTCCATACGCTGCCTTTGAACGACTGAGGCCACTGATCCGGAATGTACATCTTGCTGATTATGAAACATATCCCACCCCTCATGGCTGGCGGCTCGTTCGTTGTGCGTTAGGTGAAGGTGATCTTGACATTCGCCGCATCTTTAACCTGATCGAGCAGTATACCCCTGAAGTAGCTTGCCAGATCGAGCTAGTTAGTCACAGTGCACGCCACGTGCGTATTCTCGATGATGACTGGTGGCAAGGATACCCTCCATGCGATGTGCGTGAGGTGCTACCGGTCTTACGCCTCTTTGCCCAAACAATGCGTTTACGCGATGACGACTGGCGGACACCCTGGGAACGAGGCGCCGGCGAAGAGCAGATTTGCCTGTACGAAGATCAGCAGTACGCCGCTTCGATTGCGTATTTACGGGCAATTGGTGTGCTACCCCGTCTATAA